One Ignavibacteria bacterium genomic window carries:
- the pnp gene encoding polyribonucleotide nucleotidyltransferase yields the protein MIHRKSIEIGGKTLTLETGRLAKQANGAVLVTLGDNVVLCTATAKNEAVEGQDFFPLTVDYREKTASYGKIPGGFFKREGKPPDKEVLNSRLIDRPLRPMFQEGYLSETQIVATLYSSEGNFDSGVLGCIGSSAALLISNIPFNIPVSEVSITKVDGKMIVFPSTDESEQGDFEIIVAGTKDSILMVEGEAKEISEEEFLEAIKFAHQYIAMLCQFQEDFAKEVAIPKREVKLPDVDQQLIEEIKSIIIDELRAAQRSILKKEDRGSKAKEIHEKALAEIIARYPAYGEDPTAEKKIKSIINDIEYYEMREMILNEGKRLDGRNTTDIRNITSEIGVLPRTHGSALFTRGETQSLTSATLGTKRDEQIIDGYKVDVTKRFMLHYNFPSFSTGEVGGRPGPGRREIGHGNLAERALKNMSPDEYEFPYTIRIVSDILESNGSSSMATVCAGSLALMDAGVPIKKPVAGIAMGLIKEGERTAILSDILGDEDHLGDMDFKVAGTTDGITAIQMDIKIQGISFDIMERALAQAKDGRLHILGKMNETISKAKENISTYAPHLYTMNVPTEMIGAVIGPGGKNIRLIISESGAEIDIDDAGKVTIAATNSESAEKAKDMISKITEQPEIGKTYDGVVKGIRDFGAFVEFLPGKEGLLHISEIEHRRLKDVKEVLKMGQAVKVKLIGKDDQGKLKLSRKALLPKPEGYVEREERPRTDRRDRPERKERIEKPAEDKKEE from the coding sequence ATGATACATAGAAAAAGTATTGAGATTGGTGGAAAGACATTAACATTAGAAACGGGAAGATTAGCAAAACAGGCAAACGGTGCCGTGCTCGTTACTCTTGGTGATAATGTTGTTCTTTGCACCGCCACAGCAAAAAACGAAGCTGTCGAAGGACAGGATTTCTTTCCGCTGACAGTTGACTACCGTGAAAAAACCGCATCATACGGGAAGATCCCGGGCGGATTCTTCAAACGTGAAGGTAAGCCGCCGGATAAAGAGGTATTAAACTCACGTCTTATCGACAGACCATTGCGTCCGATGTTTCAGGAAGGTTATTTATCCGAAACACAAATAGTTGCAACGTTATATTCATCCGAAGGCAACTTCGATTCAGGAGTGCTCGGATGTATAGGTTCATCTGCAGCATTATTAATTTCAAATATTCCTTTTAACATTCCGGTTTCGGAAGTAAGCATTACAAAAGTTGACGGAAAAATGATTGTTTTTCCTTCGACAGATGAAAGCGAACAGGGAGACTTTGAGATAATCGTTGCAGGAACGAAAGATTCCATTTTGATGGTTGAAGGCGAAGCAAAAGAAATTTCAGAAGAAGAATTTCTTGAAGCAATTAAATTTGCTCATCAGTATATTGCGATGCTTTGCCAGTTCCAGGAAGACTTTGCAAAGGAAGTTGCAATTCCAAAAAGAGAAGTTAAATTGCCTGACGTTGACCAGCAGTTAATTGAAGAAATAAAAAGCATTATCATTGACGAGTTAAGAGCTGCTCAAAGAAGTATTCTTAAAAAAGAAGACAGAGGAAGCAAAGCTAAAGAAATCCATGAAAAAGCATTGGCTGAAATAATTGCAAGATACCCTGCATACGGTGAAGACCCGACTGCAGAGAAGAAAATAAAAAGCATAATCAACGATATCGAGTATTATGAGATGAGGGAGATGATTCTTAATGAAGGAAAACGTCTCGATGGAAGAAACACTACCGATATAAGAAACATTACCAGCGAAATCGGTGTTCTTCCGAGAACACACGGTTCTGCATTGTTCACAAGAGGTGAAACTCAAAGCTTAACCTCGGCAACACTCGGAACGAAACGCGATGAACAGATAATCGATGGATATAAAGTTGATGTTACAAAAAGATTCATGCTTCATTATAACTTTCCTTCGTTCAGCACGGGTGAAGTTGGCGGAAGACCGGGACCGGGACGCAGAGAAATCGGGCACGGAAATCTTGCAGAGCGTGCATTGAAAAATATGTCTCCTGATGAGTATGAATTTCCTTATACAATAAGAATTGTTTCCGATATTCTTGAATCAAATGGTTCATCATCGATGGCAACTGTCTGCGCAGGTTCACTTGCTCTGATGGATGCAGGTGTGCCTATTAAGAAACCCGTAGCAGGTATTGCAATGGGACTTATAAAAGAAGGTGAAAGAACAGCAATTCTGTCTGACATCTTGGGTGATGAGGATCATCTCGGTGATATGGACTTCAAAGTTGCAGGAACAACCGATGGCATCACTGCGATTCAGATGGATATAAAGATTCAGGGAATTTCATTTGACATTATGGAAAGAGCTCTTGCTCAGGCAAAAGACGGAAGACTGCATATACTCGGAAAAATGAATGAAACAATTTCAAAAGCTAAAGAAAATATTTCTACTTATGCTCCGCACTTATATACGATGAATGTTCCGACAGAAATGATTGGCGCAGTAATCGGACCGGGCGGAAAAAATATTCGTCTTATTATTTCCGAGAGCGGTGCTGAGATTGACATCGATGACGCAGGTAAAGTTACTATTGCCGCGACGAATTCTGAGTCTGCAGAAAAAGCAAAAGACATGATTTCGAAAATTACCGAGCAGCCGGAAATAGGAAAAACCTATGACGGTGTCGTAAAAGGCATTCGTGACTTTGGCGCATTTGTTGAATTCTTACCCGGCAAAGAAGGGCTTCTTCATATTTCTGAAATAGAACACAGAAGATTGAAAGATGTTAAAGAAGTTCTCAAAATGGGACAGGCGGTAAAAGTGAAATTAATCGGAAAAGATGACCAGGGAAAACTAAAACTCAGCAGAAAAGCATTGCTGCCGAAACCTGAGGGTTATGTTGAAAGAGAAGAAAGACCACGAACGGATAGAAGAGACAGACCCGAAAGAAAAGAAAGAATCGAAAAACCGGCAGAAGATAAAAAAGAAGAGTAA
- a CDS encoding nitrite reductase (NAD(P)H) small subunit, whose protein sequence is MFGNIDKNFVKSVKVSELANKHGKFFQLDDETEVAIFKVYDKVYVVDNVCPHNHSPLMHEGYIDEVQNEKYVVCPVHGFQFHLETGEQPHKMGCKLRTFEHKIENDFIYIKKPKKKIFNFKF, encoded by the coding sequence ATGTTTGGCAATATCGACAAAAACTTTGTGAAATCTGTAAAAGTATCAGAGCTTGCGAATAAGCACGGTAAGTTTTTCCAGCTCGATGATGAAACCGAGGTAGCGATTTTTAAGGTTTATGATAAAGTGTATGTTGTTGACAATGTATGTCCTCATAATCATTCACCATTGATGCATGAGGGATATATCGATGAAGTTCAGAATGAAAAATATGTTGTTTGTCCGGTACATGGTTTTCAGTTTCATTTAGAAACAGGCGAACAACCGCACAAGATGGGATGCAAGCTGAGAACTTTTGAGCATAAAATAGAAAATGATTTTATTTACATAAAAAAACCAAAGAAGAAAATTTTTAATTTTAAGTTTTAA
- the queG gene encoding tRNA epoxyqueuosine(34) reductase QueG, which translates to MQNLTSHIKSICLKNGFFKAGVSKAEVLDKEKIYFKNWLDEGRHGTMHWLGNNFEKRINPFLIMEDVKSIISLAYIYDAPVSHNEDKNMPKISRYAWGSKDYHKVLKKKLKEVCKEIEEFDSSIKTKFYVDDGPVMEKVWAVKSGIGWMGKNTNVINPDAGSFFFLCEILINQELDYDEPAEDMCKTCRLCLNACPTGALYDEYKLDANLCLSYQTIENRGEIPDEINMHGWIYGCDICQDVCPYNGKGVFTVEEAFFPRAEITNKSYDELLNYTEEKFNETFSGTPVKRTKYSGWIRNLKKAKSEIK; encoded by the coding sequence TTGCAAAACCTCACTTCACATATAAAATCAATTTGTCTTAAGAACGGGTTTTTTAAAGCGGGTGTTTCAAAAGCTGAAGTTCTCGATAAAGAAAAAATTTATTTCAAGAACTGGCTTGATGAAGGCAGGCACGGAACAATGCACTGGCTCGGGAATAATTTTGAAAAGCGGATCAATCCTTTTTTAATAATGGAAGATGTGAAGTCCATAATTTCTCTTGCATACATTTATGATGCTCCTGTTTCGCATAATGAAGATAAAAACATGCCAAAGATTTCGCGGTATGCATGGGGCTCAAAAGATTATCATAAAGTTTTAAAGAAAAAATTGAAAGAAGTTTGCAAAGAAATCGAAGAGTTTGACTCAAGTATCAAAACAAAATTTTATGTTGATGATGGTCCGGTGATGGAAAAGGTGTGGGCGGTGAAATCAGGAATCGGATGGATGGGAAAAAACACTAATGTAATAAATCCCGATGCAGGGAGCTTTTTCTTTTTATGTGAGATATTAATAAATCAGGAGTTGGATTATGATGAACCGGCTGAGGATATGTGCAAAACCTGCCGCTTGTGCCTGAATGCATGTCCGACAGGCGCGTTATATGATGAATATAAGCTTGATGCAAATTTATGCTTGTCATATCAGACAATAGAAAATCGCGGAGAGATTCCTGATGAAATAAATATGCATGGATGGATTTACGGATGCGATATCTGCCAGGATGTCTGTCCTTATAACGGGAAAGGTGTTTTTACAGTTGAAGAAGCATTTTTTCCGCGAGCCGAAATAACTAATAAGTCTTATGACGAATTGCTAAATTATACGGAAGAAAAATTCAATGAGACGTTCAGCGGAACTCCGGTTAAGCGGACGAAATACTCCGGCTGGATAAGAAATCTTAAAAAAGCAAAATCAGAAATAAAATAA
- a CDS encoding T9SS type A sorting domain-containing protein, whose protein sequence is MLQLYSLFFLILLSLVFVSSSFAQYSSPESVTYDPVGKAYYVSNTSSSNIVKRTQDGTTSIFKNVGGSIHGITYYNGKVYVANGTRVRGYDLSNANEILNVQITGATFVNDVAIDSTNGMLYASDFSARRIYKVNTNTSEFWTWVGTTARQPNGLFVDKPRNRILACTWGASAIVYSIPLNDSANVQTILSTSYGNFDGISLDRNDHVYISTWSAQSVIRYDINFALPAFVVTSGLSNPADIYVNRWTDTLAIPNAGNNTLGLVQLTIPTSISDPVTKVESFELKQNYPNPFNPISNIEFSISNFGFTQLKIYNDLGKEVAVLVNEELPVGNYKVQWSAENLPSGIYYYTLSTKDFSETKKMILVK, encoded by the coding sequence ATGTTACAACTCTACTCGTTATTCTTTTTAATTTTACTTTCCCTCGTTTTTGTAAGCAGTTCATTTGCGCAATACAGCTCGCCCGAGAGCGTTACATACGACCCTGTCGGGAAGGCTTATTATGTTTCAAATACATCAAGCAGTAACATAGTTAAAAGAACACAGGACGGTACAACTTCCATTTTTAAAAATGTCGGAGGAAGCATTCACGGCATAACATATTATAACGGAAAAGTTTATGTTGCAAACGGAACCCGCGTTCGCGGATATGATTTAAGCAATGCGAATGAAATTTTAAACGTGCAGATAACCGGCGCAACGTTTGTAAATGATGTTGCAATTGATTCAACAAACGGAATGCTTTATGCATCCGATTTCTCAGCAAGAAGAATTTATAAAGTTAATACTAATACCTCGGAATTCTGGACATGGGTTGGAACAACTGCAAGACAGCCAAATGGACTTTTTGTAGATAAGCCGCGCAATAGAATCCTCGCCTGCACATGGGGAGCATCTGCGATTGTCTACAGTATTCCGTTGAATGATTCAGCAAACGTTCAGACAATTTTATCGACTTCATATGGAAACTTTGACGGCATTTCACTTGACAGAAATGACCATGTTTATATTTCAACATGGAGCGCGCAGTCAGTAATTAGATATGACATAAATTTTGCTTTACCGGCTTTTGTAGTTACATCCGGTTTATCGAATCCTGCGGATATTTACGTGAACAGATGGACAGACACGCTTGCGATACCAAACGCAGGAAATAATACTTTAGGATTGGTTCAGTTAACAATTCCGACGAGTATTTCTGACCCTGTTACGAAGGTTGAAAGCTTTGAGCTTAAACAAAATTATCCGAATCCATTTAATCCAATTTCGAATATCGAATTTTCAATTTCTAATTTTGGATTTACTCAATTAAAAATCTATAATGATTTAGGGAAAGAGGTTGCTGTATTGGTTAATGAAGAGTTACCGGTTGGAAATTATAAAGTTCAATGGAGTGCAGAAAATCTTCCAAGTGGGATTTATTATTATACTCTTTCAACTAAAGATTTTTCGGAAACAAAGAAGATGATTTTAGTTAAGTAA
- a CDS encoding OsmC family protein, with product MTKNMVNIDIFYEGGFHCVATHGPSGDKIATDAPVDNKGRGEAFSPTDLLATSLGVCSITTMDIKNPDPENINLSGSQVRVEKHMTTTQPRKLAVIKVFYELSENIPEDKRAILENIARNCPVALSISSDVKQEHYFNYSL from the coding sequence ATGACAAAAAATATGGTTAACATAGATATTTTTTATGAAGGCGGGTTTCATTGCGTTGCAACCCACGGTCCGAGTGGAGACAAAATTGCAACAGATGCACCTGTAGATAATAAAGGTCGCGGAGAAGCATTTTCTCCGACAGATTTGCTTGCAACTTCGCTTGGTGTCTGCTCTATTACAACAATGGACATAAAAAATCCTGATCCCGAAAATATAAATTTATCCGGTTCGCAGGTCAGAGTTGAAAAACACATGACAACTACTCAACCCCGAAAGCTTGCAGTCATAAAAGTTTTTTATGAACTTTCAGAAAACATTCCTGAAGACAAACGCGCAATTCTTGAAAATATTGCACGTAATTGTCCTGTGGCTCTCAGCATAAGCAGTGATGTGAAGCAAGAACACTACTTTAATTATAGTCTTTAG
- a CDS encoding outer membrane beta-barrel protein gives MKKLIFTFLLVMIFGSAAQAQIFKPSVNVIVRGNYSLWLSDSTWKNEYKEFPGIQLEAVVNLTSMWGISGTFAADFISAKDRTLTIPGATFTQESSSQIAGYLGPRYYINLPANKMVKIYIDAAAGLYSFKPGTFKMTETTNPPRVTTITFNSVSQFGFNAGAGVNVGLGPSMFANFMIKYHNVLKKTDVVFREKITVEQQGTTTTTTTNSTPEDIPARSYLQFGIGLGFTFGM, from the coding sequence GTGAAAAAATTAATTTTTACTTTTTTGTTAGTAATGATTTTTGGCAGCGCTGCTCAGGCGCAAATTTTTAAACCATCTGTAAACGTTATAGTAAGAGGAAACTATTCTTTATGGCTTTCCGACTCAACATGGAAAAATGAGTATAAAGAATTTCCGGGAATCCAGTTAGAAGCAGTTGTCAATCTGACATCAATGTGGGGAATTTCAGGAACTTTTGCTGCGGATTTTATTTCTGCGAAAGACCGAACTTTAACAATTCCGGGTGCAACCTTTACACAGGAAAGCTCCTCGCAAATTGCTGGATATTTAGGACCAAGATATTATATAAATCTTCCTGCGAACAAAATGGTTAAAATTTACATAGATGCGGCAGCAGGTTTATATTCATTTAAACCCGGCACTTTTAAAATGACCGAAACTACAAATCCGCCAAGAGTTACAACAATAACTTTTAATTCGGTTTCACAGTTCGGATTTAATGCCGGCGCAGGAGTGAATGTTGGTTTAGGACCTTCAATGTTTGCAAACTTTATGATAAAGTATCATAATGTATTGAAGAAAACAGATGTAGTTTTCAGAGAGAAAATAACTGTTGAACAGCAAGGTACAACAACAACTACTACTACAAATTCAACTCCCGAAGATATTCCGGCAAGAAGTTATTTACAGTTCGGTATAGGTCTTGGATTTACTTTCGGCATGTAA